One genomic region from Nocardia vinacea encodes:
- a CDS encoding 4-hydroxybenzoate 3-monooxygenase yields the protein MRNTRTQVAIVGAGPAGLLLSHLLHRSGIESVVIDIRTHEEIATTIRAGILEPGSVRMLVDSGVSDRVLTEGDRHDGVVLRFDGDNHRIDFRELVGESVWLYPQTDVFIDLADRRKTDGGDVRYGVRDTAVSIDPPVVTFTEADGRPTRLAADLIVGADGSRSNCRHAFPDGLRTEWFREYPFAWFGFLAEAPQSHPELIYARSEHGFALVSQRTSTMQRMYFQCAPTERPEDWDDERIWAEMRKRVNGNGFTLQEGPISGKTVLPFRSFVTAPMRHGRLLLAGDAAHTVPPTGAKGLNLALADVRVLHEVIDEYFAGGSDESLRRYTDRALDRVWKAQHFSYWATTLLHSIDGASPFDLERQRGELAMLTESRRGAAYFAEGYTGSWGPS from the coding sequence ATGAGGAATACGCGCACACAGGTCGCCATTGTCGGCGCGGGTCCAGCGGGTCTGCTGCTGTCACATCTGTTGCACCGCTCCGGAATCGAATCGGTCGTCATCGATATCCGCACGCACGAGGAGATCGCGACGACCATTCGCGCAGGCATCCTGGAGCCGGGTTCGGTGCGCATGCTGGTGGATTCCGGCGTCTCCGACCGCGTACTCACCGAAGGCGACCGACACGACGGTGTAGTGCTGCGCTTCGATGGTGACAACCATCGGATCGATTTCCGGGAACTGGTCGGCGAATCCGTGTGGCTGTATCCGCAGACCGATGTGTTCATCGACCTCGCCGACCGCCGCAAGACCGATGGCGGCGATGTCCGCTATGGCGTCCGGGATACCGCGGTCTCCATCGATCCTCCGGTGGTGACGTTCACCGAGGCCGACGGCCGCCCGACCCGGCTGGCGGCCGATCTGATCGTCGGGGCCGACGGTTCACGTTCGAACTGCCGTCACGCCTTTCCGGATGGCCTGCGCACCGAATGGTTCCGCGAATACCCCTTCGCCTGGTTCGGCTTCCTCGCCGAGGCGCCGCAGTCGCATCCGGAACTGATCTACGCGCGCTCCGAACACGGCTTCGCCCTGGTCAGCCAGCGCACGTCGACGATGCAGCGCATGTATTTCCAGTGCGCACCCACCGAGCGCCCCGAAGACTGGGATGACGAACGAATCTGGGCCGAAATGCGCAAACGCGTCAACGGCAACGGTTTCACACTGCAAGAGGGGCCGATCAGCGGAAAGACGGTCCTGCCTTTCCGCTCGTTTGTCACCGCACCGATGCGCCACGGCAGACTCCTGCTGGCAGGCGATGCCGCCCACACCGTCCCGCCCACCGGCGCGAAGGGTCTGAATCTCGCGCTCGCGGATGTGCGCGTGCTGCACGAGGTTATCGATGAATACTTCGCCGGCGGCTCTGACGAATCATTGCGTCGCTATACCGACCGCGCGCTCGATCGAGTGTGGAAGGCTCAGCATTTCTCCTACTGGGCGACGACCCTCCTGCACTCGATCGACGGCGCGTCCCCCTTCGATCTCGAACGCCAACGTGGTGAACTCGCGATGCTCACCGAATCCCGGCGCGGCGCGGCGTACTTCGCCGAGGGGTACACCGGAAGCTGGGGCCCGTCGTAA